The proteins below are encoded in one region of Roseovarius bejariae:
- the scpA gene encoding methylmalonyl-CoA mutase codes for MASKKDEWRSIAEKELRGRAVEELTWKTLEGIDIDPVYTEEDVEGLDHLGSIPGQAPFTRGPRATMYAGRPWTIRQYAGFSTAEESNAFYRRNLAAGQQGVSVAFDLATHRGYDSDHPRVVGDVGKAGVAIDSVEDMKILFDGIPLEKVSVSMTMNGAVIPILANYIVAGEEQGVSRADLSGTIQNDILKEFMVRNTYIYPPEPSMRIVSDIIEYTSNEMPRFNSISISGYHMQEAGANLVQELAYTLADGREYVRAAIEAGMDVDKFAPRLSFFFAIGMNFFMEAAKLRAARLLWHRVMTEFGAQSDKSKMLRTHCQTSGVSLQEQDPYNNVIRTAYEAMSAVLGGTQSLHTNALDEAMALPTDFSARIARNTQLILQEETGVTNVVDPLAGSYYVEKLTADLAEKAWELMEEVEEMGGMTKAVASGMPKLRIEESAATRQAMIDRGDEVIVGVNKYRRDSEDPIDLLDIDNSAVRDSQIARLEKIRAERDEAACQGALDEVTRRAKEGGNLLEAAVDAARQRASVGEISMAMEKEFGRHRAEVKTLAGVYGAAYEGDEGFAAIQKSVDDFAEAEGRRPRMLVVKMGQDGHDRGAKVIATAFADIGFDVDVGPLFQTPDEAAQDAIDNDVHVIGISSQAAGHKTLAPQLIEALKAKDAGDIIVICGGVIPQQDYDFLKNAGVKAIFGPGTNIPEAAQDILRLIREARA; via the coding sequence ATGGCATCGAAGAAAGACGAATGGCGTAGCATCGCCGAGAAAGAACTCAGGGGCCGCGCCGTCGAGGAGTTGACGTGGAAAACCCTTGAAGGAATCGACATAGACCCGGTTTACACCGAGGAGGATGTCGAAGGGCTCGATCATCTTGGCTCGATCCCCGGGCAGGCGCCTTTCACGCGTGGGCCGCGTGCCACGATGTATGCTGGGCGCCCTTGGACGATCCGTCAATACGCGGGGTTTTCAACTGCGGAGGAGTCCAATGCCTTCTACCGCCGCAACCTGGCGGCGGGTCAACAGGGGGTTTCCGTGGCCTTCGATCTGGCGACGCACCGAGGCTATGACAGCGACCACCCGCGCGTGGTGGGCGATGTGGGCAAGGCCGGTGTGGCCATCGACAGTGTCGAGGACATGAAGATCCTGTTTGATGGTATCCCGCTGGAAAAGGTCAGCGTGTCGATGACGATGAACGGTGCGGTGATTCCGATTTTGGCGAATTACATCGTTGCGGGCGAAGAGCAGGGCGTGAGCCGCGCGGACCTGTCGGGCACGATCCAGAACGACATCCTCAAGGAGTTCATGGTTCGCAACACCTATATCTACCCGCCCGAACCCTCGATGCGGATCGTGTCGGATATTATCGAGTACACCTCGAACGAGATGCCGCGCTTCAACTCGATCTCGATCTCGGGCTATCACATGCAGGAGGCGGGCGCGAACCTTGTGCAGGAACTGGCCTATACCCTGGCTGACGGTCGCGAATATGTGCGCGCCGCGATCGAGGCGGGAATGGATGTGGACAAATTCGCGCCGCGCCTGTCCTTCTTCTTTGCCATCGGTATGAATTTCTTCATGGAGGCGGCCAAGCTGCGGGCCGCGCGCCTGTTGTGGCACCGGGTGATGACCGAATTCGGCGCGCAAAGCGACAAGTCGAAGATGCTGCGCACCCACTGTCAGACCAGCGGCGTGAGCTTGCAGGAACAAGACCCCTATAACAACGTGATCCGCACCGCCTATGAGGCGATGAGCGCGGTTCTGGGCGGGACGCAATCGCTGCATACCAATGCCTTGGACGAGGCCATGGCCCTGCCCACCGATTTCAGTGCCCGGATTGCCCGGAACACGCAGCTTATCTTGCAGGAAGAGACCGGTGTGACCAATGTGGTCGATCCGCTGGCCGGCTCTTACTACGTTGAAAAGCTGACCGCCGATCTGGCCGAGAAAGCCTGGGAGTTGATGGAAGAGGTCGAGGAGATGGGCGGTATGACCAAGGCCGTGGCCTCGGGCATGCCCAAACTGCGGATCGAGGAATCGGCGGCTACCCGTCAGGCGATGATCGACCGCGGCGACGAGGTGATTGTCGGGGTCAACAAGTACCGCCGCGACAGCGAAGACCCGATCGACCTTCTGGACATCGACAATAGCGCCGTGCGCGACAGCCAGATCGCGCGGCTTGAGAAAATCCGCGCCGAGCGGGACGAGGCCGCCTGTCAGGGGGCCTTGGACGAGGTCACACGCCGCGCCAAAGAGGGCGGTAATCTTCTGGAGGCGGCGGTGGACGCTGCCCGTCAGCGCGCATCGGTGGGAGAGATCAGCATGGCGATGGAAAAGGAATTCGGGCGTCACCGCGCCGAAGTGAAAACGCTGGCCGGGGTCTATGGCGCAGCCTACGAAGGCGACGAAGGCTTTGCCGCGATCCAGAAATCGGTTGATGACTTTGCCGAGGCCGAAGGACGACGCCCGCGGATGCTGGTGGTCAAAATGGGTCAGGACGGGCACGACAGGGGCGCTAAGGTGATTGCCACGGCCTTTGCCGATATCGGGTTCGACGTGGATGTGGGGCCATTGTTCCAGACACCCGACGAGGCTGCACAGGATGCCATCGACAACGATGTGCACGTCATTGGCATTTCCAGTCAGGCGGCGGGTCACAAGACGTTGGCGCCGCAGTTGATCGAGGCGCTGAAGGCCAAGGACGCGGGCGATATCATCGTGATCTGTGGTGGTGTCATCCCGCAGCAGGATTATGACTTCCTGAAAAATGCCGGGGTGAAGGCGATATTCGGGCCGGGGACGAACATTCCCGAAGCGGCGCAGGATATTCTGCGCCTGATCCGTGAGGCGCGGGCCTGA
- a CDS encoding DUF4174 domain-containing protein has protein sequence MPPDIILPGETADLSEFLWIKRPLIVFADSPADPRYTLQMEYLTERLEDLDERDIVVLTDTDPSADSALRERLHPRGFMLVLIGKDGTIYLRKPLPWDVREISRVIDKMPMRQQEMRDRRGGS, from the coding sequence GTGCCGCCCGACATCATCTTGCCGGGCGAAACGGCAGATTTGAGCGAATTTCTCTGGATAAAGCGGCCACTCATTGTCTTCGCAGATAGCCCTGCCGACCCACGGTATACACTGCAAATGGAGTACCTGACCGAACGGTTGGAGGATCTGGATGAACGGGACATCGTCGTTCTTACCGATACCGACCCCAGTGCCGACAGCGCGCTGCGCGAAAGGCTGCATCCACGCGGATTCATGCTGGTACTTATTGGCAAGGATGGCACCATATACCTGCGCAAACCGCTGCCTTGGGATGTTCGCGAAATCTCGCGCGTGATCGACAAGATGCCGATGCGCCAACAGGAAATGCGCGACAGGCGTGGCGGAAGTTGA
- a CDS encoding acetyl-CoA carboxylase biotin carboxylase subunit, whose protein sequence is MFKKILIANRGEIACRVIKTARKMGIQTVAIYSDADAQALHVQMADEAVHIGPPPANESYIVIDKVMEAIRQTGAEAVHPGYGFLSENPKFAEALEAEGVAFIGPPKGAIESMGDKITSKKIAQDAEVSTVPGVMGLIEDAEEAVKISQEIGYPVMIKASAGGGGKGMRIAWNDDEAREGFQSSKNEAANSFGDDRIFIEKFVTQPRHIEIQVLADQHGNCIYLGERECSIQRRNQKVVEEAPSPFLDEATRKAMGEQSCALAKAVGYASAGTVEFIVDGDKNFYFLEMNTRLQVEHPVTELITGVDLVEQMIRVAAGEKLAMSQDDITLNGWAIENRLYAEDPYRNFLPSIGRLTRYRPPQEVAAGPMQVNGTWHGDAPSGETAVRNDTGVYEGGEISMYYDPMIAKLCTWGPDRPKAIEAMRVALDSFEVEGIGHNLPFVAAVMDHEIFIKGDMTTAFIEEQYPEGFEGVTLGEDTLRRIAASCAAMHRVAEIRRTRVSGRMDNHERHVGEDWVVSLQGEQFAVTIAADKEGASVTFEDGQTLRVTSGWTPGDQLAELMVDGSPLILKVGKVSGGFRIRTRGADLKVHVRSPRQAELAALMPEKLPPDTSKMLLCPMPGLIVTVNVSEGDEVQEGQALCTVEAMKMENILRAEKQGVVTKINAGPGDSLAVDDVIMEFE, encoded by the coding sequence ATGTTCAAGAAGATCCTGATCGCCAACCGTGGCGAGATTGCCTGCCGGGTGATCAAGACCGCCCGTAAGATGGGTATTCAGACCGTGGCCATTTATTCGGACGCCGATGCGCAGGCCCTGCATGTGCAGATGGCCGATGAGGCCGTGCATATCGGTCCACCGCCCGCCAATGAATCCTATATCGTAATCGACAAGGTGATGGAGGCCATTCGCCAGACGGGCGCCGAAGCGGTGCATCCCGGCTATGGCTTCTTGTCGGAAAATCCCAAATTCGCCGAGGCGCTCGAAGCCGAGGGCGTCGCCTTTATCGGGCCGCCCAAAGGGGCGATCGAAAGCATGGGCGACAAGATCACGTCGAAGAAGATTGCACAGGATGCCGAGGTTTCGACAGTTCCGGGGGTTATGGGGTTGATCGAGGATGCCGAAGAGGCGGTCAAGATCAGTCAGGAAATCGGTTACCCTGTAATGATCAAGGCCTCGGCTGGTGGCGGCGGCAAGGGCATGCGGATTGCCTGGAACGATGACGAGGCGCGCGAGGGGTTCCAATCGTCCAAGAACGAGGCGGCGAATTCCTTTGGCGATGACCGGATTTTCATCGAGAAATTCGTCACCCAACCGCGCCACATCGAAATTCAGGTTCTGGCCGATCAGCACGGCAACTGCATCTATCTGGGCGAGCGGGAATGTTCGATCCAGCGCCGCAACCAGAAGGTGGTGGAAGAGGCGCCCAGCCCCTTCCTTGATGAGGCGACCCGCAAGGCCATGGGCGAGCAAAGCTGCGCGCTTGCCAAGGCGGTGGGCTATGCCAGCGCCGGGACGGTGGAATTCATCGTCGACGGCGACAAGAACTTTTACTTTCTCGAAATGAACACCCGCTTGCAGGTGGAACACCCTGTGACCGAGTTGATCACAGGCGTCGACCTTGTGGAGCAGATGATCCGCGTGGCCGCCGGTGAGAAACTGGCGATGAGCCAGGATGACATCACCTTGAACGGCTGGGCGATTGAAAACCGGCTTTATGCCGAAGACCCGTACCGGAACTTCCTGCCGTCGATTGGCCGTTTGACGCGCTATCGCCCGCCGCAGGAGGTGGCCGCAGGTCCGATGCAGGTGAACGGCACATGGCATGGCGATGCCCCCTCCGGGGAAACCGCGGTGCGCAACGATACCGGCGTTTATGAAGGCGGCGAGATTTCCATGTATTATGACCCGATGATCGCCAAGCTCTGTACTTGGGGGCCGGACCGTCCGAAGGCCATCGAGGCGATGCGCGTGGCCTTGGACAGTTTCGAGGTGGAAGGTATCGGTCACAACCTGCCGTTCGTGGCGGCGGTGATGGACCACGAGATTTTCATCAAGGGCGACATGACCACCGCCTTTATCGAAGAGCAATATCCCGAGGGCTTCGAGGGTGTGACGTTGGGCGAGGATACCTTGCGCCGGATCGCGGCAAGCTGTGCCGCGATGCACCGGGTGGCCGAGATACGCCGCACGCGCGTGTCAGGCCGGATGGACAACCACGAGCGCCATGTCGGCGAGGATTGGGTCGTCAGCTTGCAAGGTGAACAATTCGCAGTGACCATTGCGGCCGACAAGGAAGGGGCGAGCGTTACCTTCGAAGACGGCCAAACCCTGCGGGTGACCAGTGGTTGGACGCCGGGCGATCAACTGGCCGAGCTTATGGTTGATGGTTCACCCTTGATCCTGAAGGTGGGCAAGGTTTCGGGCGGCTTCCGCATCCGGACCCGCGGGGCCGATCTCAAGGTGCATGTGCGCAGCCCGCGTCAGGCCGAACTGGCCGCGTTAATGCCTGAGAAACTGCCGCCTGATACATCCAAGATGCTGCTTTGTCCGATGCCGGGCCTGATTGTCACGGTGAACGTGTCTGAAGGCGACGAGGTGCAGGAGGGGCAGGCGCTGTGCACCGTGGAGGCGATGAAAATGGAAAATATCCTGCGGGCCGAAAAGCAGGGCGTCGTGACCAAGATCAACGCCGGGCCGGGCGACAGCCTTGCCGTGGATGACGTGATCATGGAGTTCGAATAA